One part of the Bacteroidia bacterium genome encodes these proteins:
- the clpX gene encoding ATP-dependent Clp protease ATP-binding subunit ClpX, with protein MRNESCSFCGRSKREVQILLAGYGGAHICENCVAHASTIIEEEFKEKPITRITRVPKPREITEHLNKYVIGQEEAKKVLSVAVYNHYKRIMDSESRTDDDVELEKSNVLMVGKTGTGKTLMARSIARLLNVPFCIADATVLTEAGYVGEDVESVLVRLLQEADYDVDATERGIVYIDEIDKISRKSDNPSITRDVSGEGVQQALLKLLEGSVANVPPKGGRKHPEQSLVQIDTTNILFICGGAFEGIEKNISKRISVQEIGFTSTNGKDIEGENLYRYIQPADLRSFGLIPEIIGRLPVLTYLNPLDEKALRRILVEPKNSIIRQYKRMFELEGKTLSFEDDVLDTVVNRASELKLGARGLRSIIEAIMLDVMYDMPESDVEHYHITMDIAREKLVEANLINFRQAG; from the coding sequence ATGAGAAATGAAAGTTGTTCTTTTTGCGGGCGGTCAAAGAGAGAAGTTCAAATACTACTTGCGGGATATGGAGGTGCACATATTTGCGAAAATTGTGTAGCTCATGCTTCTACCATTATTGAGGAGGAGTTTAAGGAAAAACCTATAACTCGCATCACTCGGGTACCGAAACCCCGTGAGATTACTGAGCACCTCAATAAATATGTCATAGGGCAGGAAGAAGCCAAGAAAGTATTGTCCGTTGCTGTATATAATCACTACAAGCGGATCATGGATTCTGAATCCCGTACAGACGATGATGTAGAACTCGAAAAGAGCAATGTACTCATGGTGGGAAAAACCGGTACCGGAAAAACCCTCATGGCTAGAAGTATCGCTCGTCTGCTCAATGTTCCTTTTTGTATCGCAGATGCAACTGTACTTACCGAAGCGGGTTATGTGGGTGAGGACGTAGAAAGTGTGTTGGTGAGATTGCTGCAGGAAGCGGATTATGATGTAGATGCAACCGAAAGAGGTATCGTGTACATCGATGAGATCGATAAGATTTCCCGCAAGTCCGACAATCCTTCCATCACCCGTGATGTAAGTGGAGAAGGCGTACAACAAGCCCTTCTTAAGCTGCTCGAAGGCTCTGTTGCCAATGTTCCCCCCAAAGGAGGAAGAAAGCATCCGGAACAAAGTCTGGTACAAATAGATACAACCAATATTCTCTTCATCTGCGGAGGCGCTTTCGAAGGAATAGAGAAAAATATATCCAAGCGGATTTCCGTACAAGAGATCGGATTTACGTCTACCAATGGTAAAGATATTGAAGGAGAAAACCTCTACAGATATATCCAGCCTGCTGACTTAAGATCTTTCGGTCTCATCCCGGAAATCATTGGTCGACTTCCCGTACTCACCTATCTCAATCCTCTTGACGAGAAAGCCCTGAGAAGGATTCTCGTTGAACCCAAAAACTCTATCATTCGTCAATATAAGCGCATGTTTGAGTTGGAAGGCAAAACCCTGAGTTTTGAGGATGATGTCCTGGATACAGTTGTGAACAGGGCCAGTGAACTGAAACTGGGAGCTCGTGGTCTAAGATCAATTATCGAAGCAATCATGCTGGACGTCATGTATGATATGCCGGAGTCTGATGTCGAGCATTACCATATTACGATGGATATTGCCCGTGAGAAACTGGTCGAAGCAAACCTGATCAATTTCCGCCAGGCGGGATAA
- a CDS encoding sterol desaturase family protein produces the protein MNYPDLSDPIIFLGASIMVSLVVFFRYVLIAGGFYLFFYVFRIKQYEQRKLSKRLREKNQSRKEILWSFWTSLVFGVSGAFMLWAWQKGYTQIYFDISEHPLYLLPLSFFGTMLIHETYYYWLHRWMHKPSVYKLIHRVHHDSIVTSPWTSFSFHPWESVLQSIVVPSLVFIYPMHVSVVLLLLTTMTLTSCINHLDIEIYPKGFDKHWLGKWLIGATHHSLHHSQFRFNYGLYFTFWDKWMDTESPHYHKRFKEKTEEGSKEKLAKV, from the coding sequence ATGAATTACCCCGACCTATCCGATCCAATCATTTTTCTGGGAGCTTCGATCATGGTTTCGCTGGTTGTATTTTTCCGCTATGTTCTCATTGCCGGTGGATTCTATCTTTTCTTTTATGTTTTCAGAATCAAACAATACGAACAGCGTAAACTGAGCAAAAGACTTCGGGAGAAAAATCAATCCCGCAAGGAAATCCTTTGGTCCTTCTGGACTTCTCTGGTATTTGGAGTTAGCGGGGCATTTATGCTCTGGGCCTGGCAAAAAGGCTATACGCAAATATATTTTGACATTTCCGAGCATCCTCTCTACCTGCTACCCCTGAGCTTTTTTGGAACCATGCTTATCCATGAAACCTATTACTACTGGTTGCACAGGTGGATGCATAAACCTAGCGTCTATAAACTGATTCATCGTGTTCATCATGATAGCATCGTTACCTCTCCCTGGACCTCCTTTTCTTTTCACCCCTGGGAATCTGTCCTACAATCCATCGTAGTGCCTTCACTTGTATTTATCTATCCCATGCATGTGTCCGTAGTGCTGCTACTCCTGACAACCATGACGCTTACCTCCTGTATTAATCACCTCGACATAGAAATTTATCCCAAAGGCTTTGACAAGCATTGGTTAGGAAAATGGCTTATAGGGGCTACCCATCACAGCTTGCATCACTCCCAGTTTCGCTTTAATTATGGCCTCTATTTCACCTTTTGGGACAAATGGATGGACACAGAAAGTCCGCATTATCATAAAAGGTTTAAGGAGAAAACCGAGGAAGGCAGTAAGGAAAAGCTTGCAAAAGTATAG
- a CDS encoding NlpC/P60 family protein — translation MSTYRHIQFWLLLGLFMIFSNAFADGEKSIQAKINKVVRTAESYIGTPHVWGGMSKKGIDCSALMKVSFAAGGIELPRNSRQQATVGKAVRRRDLRRGDLIFFKINGAKISHTGLVTKRIGNDVEFIHTSSSRGVMKSRLNEKYWTRRYSNGRRVWKGRERRQQRPPIASTPPPRKADKAAPQTDPVIVEEPREERPPSAIGAGQFPQGSSHELKRKTLKRMSDSELTLVSMEIYARNGYIFPTPKARKMFEDLDWYQAIPNKTSNRRKLNRRLSLLEKSNLKRIRKELSKRIGS, via the coding sequence ATGAGTACTTACAGACACATCCAGTTTTGGCTGCTCCTTGGTCTATTTATGATATTCAGTAATGCATTTGCTGATGGAGAAAAATCCATTCAGGCAAAGATCAATAAAGTGGTCCGCACCGCTGAGTCATATATAGGTACTCCTCATGTCTGGGGAGGGATGAGTAAAAAAGGCATAGACTGTTCTGCATTGATGAAAGTGAGTTTTGCTGCTGGAGGAATTGAACTTCCTCGAAATTCGCGTCAACAAGCCACCGTTGGTAAAGCTGTAAGGCGTAGAGACCTCCGTAGAGGGGATTTAATCTTCTTCAAGATCAATGGAGCTAAAATCAGTCATACAGGTCTTGTAACCAAACGTATAGGCAATGATGTAGAGTTTATTCATACCTCCTCTTCGAGGGGTGTAATGAAATCCCGGCTCAATGAAAAATACTGGACCCGACGCTACTCAAATGGACGCAGGGTATGGAAAGGTAGAGAGAGAAGGCAGCAACGTCCGCCTATCGCATCCACGCCGCCACCCAGAAAAGCAGACAAAGCTGCTCCACAGACTGATCCTGTGATAGTCGAAGAACCCAGAGAAGAAAGACCTCCAAGCGCGATTGGTGCCGGTCAATTCCCTCAGGGATCCAGTCACGAGTTGAAAAGAAAAACCCTCAAGCGTATGAGTGATAGTGAGCTTACACTCGTAAGTATGGAAATATATGCCCGAAACGGCTATATTTTCCCCACACCAAAAGCACGCAAGATGTTTGAAGACCTGGATTGGTACCAGGCCATTCCCAATAAGACTTCCAACAGACGTAAGCTCAATAGACGTCTGAGTCTACTTGAGAAATCCAATCTGAAACGAATCCGGAAAGAATTGTCCAAAAGGATCGGGAGCTGA
- a CDS encoding DUF4910 domain-containing protein produces the protein MITESRIGESMHQLAQRLYPICRSITGNGVRESLRMLQEEIPLDIFEVPSGKQVFDWTVPKEWNIREAWVKDAAGNKVIDFAEHNLHILNYSTPVHQKMDLEALKKHVYSLPDQPDLIPYRTSYYREQWGFCMRHEDLQKLENGEYEVFIDSSLEAGSLTYGELYIPGESSDEVIFSAHICHPSLANDNLTGIAVVTELAKGLLTSSNRYSYRFLFIPGTIGSITWLAENEERIPYIKHGLVASLLGDPGNFTYKRSRRGDAEIDQIAEYVLEQSGKAHKVIDFFPYGYDERQFCSPAFNLAVGNFTRTQFGQYPEYHTSGDNLELVRPEYIEESLEMYRKVVELLEANKTYVNLSPKCEPQLGKRGLYDAIGGNSDSKALQMAMLWVLNLADGEYSLLDMAKRSGIPFELIAKIAATLIEKDLLAEKK, from the coding sequence ATGATTACAGAATCCCGTATTGGCGAAAGCATGCATCAGCTTGCTCAGCGCCTCTATCCAATTTGCCGTAGCATCACTGGAAATGGAGTAAGAGAAAGCCTCCGCATGCTCCAGGAAGAAATCCCCCTGGATATTTTTGAGGTTCCGAGTGGAAAGCAGGTCTTTGACTGGACTGTACCCAAGGAATGGAATATCCGTGAAGCCTGGGTGAAGGACGCAGCGGGAAATAAGGTGATTGATTTTGCCGAGCATAATCTCCATATCCTCAATTATAGTACGCCTGTCCATCAAAAAATGGATCTTGAGGCACTGAAAAAGCATGTGTATAGCCTTCCGGATCAGCCGGATCTTATTCCCTATAGAACCAGTTACTATCGGGAACAATGGGGCTTTTGTATGCGGCATGAGGATTTACAGAAATTGGAGAATGGAGAATACGAGGTATTTATTGATTCAAGTCTTGAAGCAGGATCTCTGACTTATGGAGAATTGTATATTCCAGGGGAAAGTTCCGATGAAGTGATTTTTTCGGCGCATATCTGCCATCCCTCTTTGGCTAATGATAATCTGACTGGTATAGCTGTGGTGACGGAATTGGCGAAAGGACTATTGACTTCCAGCAATCGGTATTCGTATCGCTTTTTGTTCATTCCGGGTACTATTGGATCGATTACCTGGTTAGCTGAAAATGAGGAGAGAATCCCCTACATCAAACACGGCCTGGTAGCTTCTTTATTGGGAGACCCCGGCAATTTTACCTATAAACGAAGTCGAAGAGGAGATGCTGAAATTGACCAAATTGCTGAGTATGTACTGGAGCAATCGGGCAAAGCTCATAAAGTGATAGACTTCTTTCCCTATGGATATGATGAACGCCAATTCTGTTCTCCTGCTTTCAATCTGGCAGTAGGCAATTTTACCCGTACCCAATTTGGACAATATCCGGAGTATCATACTTCCGGAGATAATCTTGAACTGGTTCGGCCCGAATATATCGAGGAATCTCTGGAGATGTACCGAAAAGTAGTTGAGCTTCTGGAAGCCAATAAGACCTATGTTAACCTTTCCCCCAAATGCGAACCTCAATTAGGAAAGAGAGGCTTGTACGATGCTATTGGAGGAAATAGTGATAGCAAGGCCTTGCAGATGGCTATGCTTTGGGTATTGAATCTTGCTGATGGAGAATATTCTTTGCTGGATATGGCTAAAAGATCCGGAATTCCTTTTGAGCTGATAGCCAAAATTGCCGCAACCCTAATCGAGAAAGACTTATTGGCAGAGAAAAAATAG
- a CDS encoding glycosyltransferase family 2 protein: protein MSENPRPLVSVGIPTFNGANRVEKALSSLLAQDYPNLEIIISDNASIDGTRELCEKYARMDHRINYHRQSRNLGLMPNFEYLLHVANGKYFIYLSDDDYFPPGILSTYVDYLENNREYALVCGKVNYMVDGRVEDCEEGQTIDGNVPLLRSLKLYQTSKMAGLIHGMFRLDWGKKLRLRSVLGNDWHFLAGLAFKGKLRQLELDGYYKSMDGTSSDFHKYVRTMGENFIWGFMPFFKISIDAFKEISFREKAFREVFFPIRILSALYAAISIMVHYYLIIKPRVWAGKLMRKFNIRTPREKRMAARNREVLQFEKEAA, encoded by the coding sequence ATGTCGGAAAACCCTAGACCGCTAGTAAGTGTTGGAATTCCTACTTTTAATGGAGCCAACCGTGTAGAAAAAGCCTTGTCCTCTTTACTTGCTCAGGATTATCCCAATCTGGAGATTATCATATCTGATAATGCCTCGATTGATGGGACTCGAGAATTGTGTGAAAAATATGCACGCATGGATCATCGCATCAATTATCACAGGCAGTCGAGAAATTTGGGTTTGATGCCCAATTTCGAATACCTCCTCCATGTTGCGAATGGAAAATATTTTATCTACCTATCTGATGATGATTATTTTCCTCCTGGTATCCTCAGTACATATGTAGACTATCTGGAAAATAACAGAGAATATGCGCTGGTATGTGGAAAGGTAAACTACATGGTTGATGGACGCGTGGAAGATTGTGAAGAAGGACAAACCATTGATGGTAATGTTCCCTTACTACGTTCCCTGAAACTTTATCAGACTTCCAAGATGGCGGGACTGATTCATGGTATGTTCAGATTGGATTGGGGTAAGAAACTCAGATTGAGGTCTGTTTTGGGCAATGACTGGCATTTTTTGGCTGGACTCGCATTTAAAGGAAAATTGCGGCAGTTAGAATTGGATGGTTACTATAAGTCTATGGATGGAACCTCCAGTGATTTCCACAAATATGTGAGAACCATGGGAGAGAATTTTATCTGGGGATTTATGCCTTTCTTTAAAATTAGCATAGATGCTTTCAAGGAGATTAGCTTTAGAGAAAAAGCTTTTCGTGAGGTTTTCTTTCCCATTAGGATTTTATCGGCACTATATGCTGCAATTTCCATCATGGTACATTATTACCTGATCATCAAACCTCGGGTTTGGGCGGGTAAACTTATGCGGAAATTTAATATCCGTACACCACGTGAAAAAAGAATGGCAGCGAGGAATCGGGAAGTCCTTCAGTTTGAAAAGGAAGCAGCCTAA
- a CDS encoding glutamate-1-semialdehyde 2,1-aminomutase, whose protein sequence is MDKITDFSNSLALQPKFHELIPGGAHTYAKGDDQYPEFMPPIIERGKGCHVWDVDGNEFIEYGMGLRAISLGHGYEAPIEAAYKQMQLGNNYARPAHIELKAAEKFLEVTPGMEMVKFCKNGSDATTAAIKLSRAYTGRDLIAICGDHPFFSIDDWFIGATAINAGIPQNVINQTLKFKFNDLESVKAMFEAYPDDIACVIMETEKYTPVDQDFLCEFMSLCKAHGTVFILDEMITGYRWHLGGAQTKYGVVPDLTTFGKAMGNGFAVSALAGKRELMELGGLHHDKERVFLLSTTHGAENHALAAYMSIVDEYKKHNVIEYLDYQGERLRAGIQKSIDEYGIGEYFSIIGHPACLVFGTKGQDKLPSQPYRTLFLQEIMKRGIIAPNLVNSFSHTDKDTDRTVEVFHEALNVYKKAIEEGVNKYLIGRSVQPVYRKQNRMLKTI, encoded by the coding sequence ATGGATAAGATTACAGACTTTAGCAACTCCTTAGCACTTCAACCCAAATTTCATGAACTAATTCCTGGCGGCGCGCATACTTACGCCAAGGGGGATGACCAGTATCCGGAATTTATGCCTCCCATTATTGAGCGAGGTAAAGGATGCCATGTATGGGATGTGGATGGTAATGAGTTTATTGAGTATGGAATGGGCCTGCGGGCAATTAGTCTTGGACATGGATACGAAGCACCCATAGAAGCTGCTTACAAGCAGATGCAATTGGGAAATAATTATGCAAGACCTGCTCACATAGAGCTGAAAGCCGCCGAGAAATTCCTGGAAGTTACTCCTGGAATGGAAATGGTGAAGTTTTGCAAAAATGGCTCAGACGCCACTACAGCGGCGATTAAACTATCCAGAGCCTATACCGGAAGGGACCTAATTGCCATTTGTGGTGATCATCCTTTCTTTTCCATTGATGATTGGTTTATTGGGGCGACTGCTATCAATGCAGGCATTCCTCAAAACGTGATCAACCAAACCCTCAAATTCAAGTTCAATGACCTTGAATCTGTAAAGGCGATGTTTGAGGCATATCCGGATGATATTGCCTGTGTTATCATGGAAACAGAGAAATACACGCCGGTAGATCAGGATTTCCTGTGCGAATTTATGTCACTTTGTAAAGCACATGGAACCGTATTTATTCTGGATGAAATGATCACCGGATATCGTTGGCACTTAGGGGGAGCTCAAACCAAATATGGAGTTGTACCTGATTTGACAACTTTCGGAAAAGCGATGGGAAATGGTTTTGCTGTTTCCGCTTTGGCAGGGAAAAGAGAATTGATGGAACTGGGGGGATTGCATCACGATAAAGAGAGAGTATTCCTCTTATCGACTACACATGGTGCAGAAAATCATGCCCTGGCCGCGTATATGTCCATTGTTGACGAATATAAAAAGCATAATGTGATTGAATATCTGGATTACCAGGGAGAAAGACTCCGCGCAGGTATCCAGAAATCTATTGATGAATATGGGATTGGAGAGTATTTCTCTATTATTGGGCATCCAGCATGTCTGGTATTTGGTACGAAAGGGCAGGACAAACTACCCTCGCAACCGTATCGAACTCTCTTTCTGCAGGAAATCATGAAAAGAGGGATCATTGCCCCCAATCTTGTCAATAGTTTCTCTCATACAGATAAAGATACTGACCGTACCGTAGAGGTCTTCCACGAAGCCCTCAATGTTTATAAAAAAGCCATTGAGGAAGGGGTGAATAAATACCTTATAGGACGATCTGTACAACCAGTTTACCGGAAGCAAAACCGGATGTTGAAAACCATTTAA
- a CDS encoding PIG-L deacetylase family protein — protein MQFLTFDKSEGLNVLCLGAHSDDIEIGAGGTLLHLFRNYKIAKVRWVVFASNETRKNEAEASAAKFLEGVPAEVSVFSFRDAFLQFSALEIKEKFEEIKKGFEPDVVFTHYRSDRHQDHRLLSDLAWNTFRNHMILEYEIPKYDGDLGIPNCFFHIDEEDAERKIEILLEAFPTQAGKHWFDRETFISLMRVRGLESASPSRYAEAFHARKMVFSR, from the coding sequence ATGCAGTTTTTGACCTTTGATAAATCCGAAGGCCTCAATGTCTTGTGCCTGGGAGCTCATAGCGATGATATTGAGATTGGAGCCGGAGGAACCTTGCTTCATTTATTTAGAAACTATAAAATCGCCAAAGTTCGTTGGGTCGTTTTCGCCTCCAATGAAACGCGAAAAAATGAGGCGGAGGCAAGCGCTGCCAAATTTCTGGAAGGCGTCCCTGCTGAAGTTAGCGTATTTAGCTTCAGGGATGCCTTCCTCCAGTTTTCAGCCCTGGAGATCAAGGAAAAATTTGAGGAAATCAAAAAAGGATTTGAGCCGGATGTGGTATTTACCCATTATCGTTCAGATAGACATCAGGATCATAGACTCCTATCAGATCTGGCCTGGAACACTTTCCGGAACCATATGATCCTTGAGTATGAAATCCCCAAATATGACGGAGATCTGGGAATTCCGAATTGTTTCTTCCATATAGATGAGGAAGATGCCGAACGGAAGATTGAAATCCTGCTTGAGGCATTTCCTACCCAGGCAGGTAAACACTGGTTTGACAGAGAAACCTTCATTTCTCTGATGCGGGTACGAGGTCTTGAATCCGCCAGCCCCAGCCGATATGCTGAAGCTTTCCATGCAAGAAAAATGGTCTTCTCACGTTAG
- a CDS encoding sugar phosphate nucleotidyltransferase, translating into MKVVLFCGGLGTRLRDYSETIPKPMVRVGYRPILWNVMKYYAHFGHKDFILALGYRGDYIKDYFVNYDETISNDFVYSKGGKNIELINSDIEDWNITFVDTGINSNIGMRLMKVRQYLEGEEMFLANYSDGLSDIHLPSLIDHFKEQPDKVASFASYKPTASFHVIKSEEDGLVTSISPISNAKLWLNVGYFAFRPQIFDYMEYGDELVAEPFQRLIENKKLTTYHHNGFWEAMDTFKDKMKLDEMEAKGNTPWTVWQEKDVNPKELIQL; encoded by the coding sequence ATGAAAGTTGTACTTTTCTGCGGTGGCCTTGGAACTCGCTTGCGAGACTACTCTGAAACCATTCCGAAACCTATGGTACGGGTTGGATACAGACCCATCCTCTGGAATGTGATGAAATATTATGCACATTTCGGTCATAAAGATTTTATTCTGGCCCTGGGATATAGAGGGGATTATATCAAAGATTATTTTGTCAACTACGATGAGACCATTTCCAATGACTTTGTCTATTCGAAAGGGGGCAAGAACATAGAACTGATCAATTCTGACATAGAAGACTGGAATATCACCTTTGTTGATACCGGTATCAATTCTAATATTGGAATGCGTCTGATGAAAGTCAGACAATACCTCGAAGGAGAGGAAATGTTTCTGGCGAATTATTCAGATGGTTTATCTGATATTCACCTCCCTTCTTTGATCGACCATTTCAAAGAGCAACCGGATAAGGTAGCCAGCTTTGCCAGCTACAAACCGACGGCCAGTTTTCATGTCATCAAGTCAGAGGAAGATGGTCTGGTTACTTCAATTTCTCCTATTTCTAATGCAAAATTGTGGTTAAATGTGGGCTACTTTGCCTTCAGACCTCAGATTTTCGATTATATGGAGTATGGAGACGAATTGGTAGCAGAACCTTTCCAAAGGCTGATCGAAAATAAAAAACTGACCACCTATCACCATAATGGATTCTGGGAAGCGATGGATACCTTCAAGGATAAAATGAAGTTGGATGAAATGGAGGCGAAAGGAAATACTCCCTGGACTGTCTGGCAGGAAAAAGATGTCAATCCAAAAGAGTTGATACAGTTGTAA
- a CDS encoding class I SAM-dependent methyltransferase — protein MANHSHSAAESAQDRSCRFCNSTNLSSMVNLGMSPLCESYIYPEKMNSMEPFYPLHTFVCGDCWLVQLDEYVSGEEIFGGEYAYFSSYSTSWVQHAKDYTDLMVERFGFKQDNLMVEIASNDGYLLQWFVEKGIPVLGVEPSENCSAVAIEKGVRTEVVYFGVESAKKLKDQYGSADLLLGNNVLAHVPDINDFVEGMKVMLGEKGVITMEFPHLQRLVEENQFDTIYHEHFCYLSFLSVTQIFAKAGLTLFDVEEIPTHGGSLRIYGRHTENTDLPVTERAQALLQREKDLGMDSFEFYADFEEKVKETKRKLLSFLIDAKRSGKTVVGYGAPGKGNTLLNYCGIREDFLDYVVDRSDYKQGKFLPGTHIPIHHPDKIAETKPDYVLILPWNIKDEIIRQMAFIGEWGAKFVVPIPETIVFDPPVLTP, from the coding sequence ATGGCTAATCATTCCCATAGCGCTGCAGAATCTGCCCAGGATCGCAGCTGTAGATTTTGCAACTCAACAAACTTGAGTAGCATGGTAAATCTGGGTATGTCCCCGCTCTGTGAAAGCTACATTTACCCCGAAAAGATGAACTCGATGGAACCTTTCTATCCCCTGCATACTTTTGTTTGCGGAGATTGTTGGTTGGTTCAATTAGATGAGTATGTGAGTGGCGAAGAAATCTTTGGAGGGGAATATGCCTACTTCTCTTCTTATTCTACCAGTTGGGTCCAGCATGCAAAAGACTATACAGATTTGATGGTCGAGCGATTTGGATTTAAACAGGATAATCTGATGGTAGAAATTGCCAGTAATGATGGATATCTGCTACAATGGTTTGTCGAAAAAGGAATACCCGTATTGGGGGTAGAACCTTCTGAAAACTGCTCGGCTGTCGCTATAGAAAAAGGAGTGCGGACAGAGGTTGTGTATTTTGGGGTAGAATCAGCCAAAAAACTCAAAGATCAATACGGTTCTGCGGACCTTCTATTGGGAAATAATGTGCTGGCTCACGTTCCGGATATCAATGACTTTGTAGAGGGAATGAAGGTAATGCTGGGAGAAAAAGGCGTGATAACGATGGAATTTCCTCATTTGCAACGCCTGGTAGAAGAAAATCAGTTTGATACGATATATCATGAGCATTTCTGTTACCTTTCTTTTCTGTCGGTAACCCAAATATTTGCCAAGGCAGGTCTGACCTTATTTGATGTAGAAGAAATTCCTACTCATGGAGGCTCCTTAAGAATTTATGGGAGACATACAGAGAACACAGACCTTCCTGTCACAGAGCGAGCACAAGCTCTGCTACAAAGGGAAAAAGATTTGGGGATGGACAGCTTTGAGTTCTATGCAGACTTCGAAGAAAAAGTAAAAGAGACCAAGCGGAAATTGCTGAGTTTTTTGATAGATGCTAAAAGATCTGGAAAAACAGTAGTTGGATACGGAGCGCCTGGTAAAGGAAATACCTTGCTCAACTATTGTGGAATCAGGGAAGATTTTCTGGATTATGTGGTTGACAGGAGTGACTATAAACAAGGCAAATTTCTGCCAGGGACCCATATCCCTATCCACCATCCGGATAAAATCGCAGAAACAAAACCTGATTATGTATTGATTCTCCCCTGGAACATCAAAGATGAAATCATCAGGCAGATGGCCTTTATTGGAGAGTGGGGAGCTAAATTTGTTGTTCCGATTCCGGAGACCATTGTTTTTGATCCACCCGTGCTAACACCTTAA
- the rfbC gene encoding dTDP-4-dehydrorhamnose 3,5-epimerase, producing the protein MIFTETKLKDAYIIDLEAFKDERGLFARTYCKNEFEGIGHSKEFVQFNHSETRTKASIRGVHYQNPPFAEIKLIRCIKGKVFDVLVDIRKDSPSFLQWIGVELSAENKRMIYIPEGFAHGFQTLEEDTHLIYHHTAFYTPGHEGGIRFDDPRIGIEWPLEATILSEKDQNYPYLTDSFTGLAL; encoded by the coding sequence ATGATATTTACTGAAACGAAGCTCAAGGATGCTTATATAATCGATTTGGAAGCTTTCAAAGATGAAAGAGGCCTTTTCGCCCGCACCTATTGTAAAAATGAATTTGAAGGAATTGGACATTCGAAAGAGTTTGTCCAATTCAATCATTCTGAAACCCGAACCAAAGCCAGTATTCGGGGCGTTCACTATCAAAATCCCCCTTTTGCTGAGATCAAACTGATCCGATGCATTAAAGGTAAGGTCTTCGATGTTTTGGTAGATATAAGAAAAGATTCTCCCAGCTTCCTCCAATGGATAGGTGTAGAGCTATCTGCTGAAAATAAACGAATGATATATATACCGGAAGGTTTTGCCCATGGCTTTCAAACCCTGGAAGAGGATACACATTTGATTTATCATCATACGGCCTTTTATACTCCCGGTCATGAAGGAGGTATCAGGTTTGACGATCCTCGTATAGGTATTGAGTGGCCGCTCGAAGCAACGATTCTTTCCGAAAAAGATCAAAATTATCCATACTTAACCGATTCTTTTACTGGATTAGCCCTCTAG